A stretch of Channa argus isolate prfri chromosome 16, Channa argus male v1.0, whole genome shotgun sequence DNA encodes these proteins:
- the myt1lb gene encoding myelin transcription factor 1-like protein isoform X9, giving the protein MEVDADDKRHRTRSKVPVDPALTELFSVYGCPLAKKRKSLDRQTLETPPKRSTYLDDMDNSTMEECYETDGTEEIDDREEEEEEGPVEEEEDEEEGEVEEEEEVEGYMDYNVEQMEHEDGEVERGDGEGEEEEDEEVEVEQEEEEEGDEERVEEAEEDEETVEEVDYEEGEEEDGEQGQRPEDDQMSSGEGGEGDGGGGGGNAKCGLMTEKDDNNNDEYENYDELVAKSLLNLGKIAEDAANRAMTESEMNSNSSNSAEEEEEDEEEEEEEEEEDEEDEEEEEEEEEEEDEEEGEGDETQRGDLSLDVDSDVVRETVDSLKLLAQGHGAVLSDNLDGQEFEDRMAENGNETDCTLTGGNAHNGGNGQVKINSNGQIENSDEEVCLSSLECLRNQCFDLARELSETKSADRNGPSQQNHFSCGDPNQQPQHHGYGDFHHSQDDRRGLHRNYSDMDNLMKLEEQLSPRSKGFSSCAQDRYHNKHPDFDEDTASVSSDRSEEVFDMTKGNLSLLEKAIALESERAKAMRDKMAAEAARRDGVRYNHEDHGPRHGYGVERKARLPDGMKKPFYHKDASRADKKESRCPTPGCDGTGHVTGLYPHHRSLSGCPHKDRVPPEIVAMYENVLKCPTPGCTGRGHVNSNRNSHRSLSGCPIAAAEKLAKAQEKHQSCDGPKSNQGSDRVLRPMCFVKQLDYPQYGYKNNVSTSTPRSNLAKELEKYSKTSFDYSAFDSSNNQQVYGKRAIVPKVHGHRDNSPKEYDAKRYCKNSSSASSTTSTYAPSSSSSSLSCGGGGGGTGAGGRGGGGSSASSTCSKSSFDYSHDMEAAHMAATAILNLSTRCREMPHGMGEKPQDLCSQPDDLDPFHDLLEDRSYTTDVNMSSPKPKYVQCKESKKDLITLSGCPLADKSIRSMLANNAQELKCPTPGCDGSGHITGNYASHRSLSGCPRARKSGIKIIHSKENKEDQEPIRCPVPGCDGQGHVTGKYASHRSASGCPIAAKRQKDGYLNGIQFTWKSGKTEGMSCPTPGCDGSGHVSGSFLTHRSLSGCPRATSAMRKARLSGVEMLTIKQQRTSNGLENEEEIKQLDEEIKDLSESNSQVEADMIKLRTQITTMESNLKSIEEENKVIEQQNESLLHELANLSQSLINSLANVQLPHMKPLTHKEPPLRNNSCLQMHQQEPISEQNFDAYVTTLTDMYANQDQYQSPENKALLENIKQAVQGIQV; this is encoded by the exons TGTATATGGCTGCCCTCTGGCCAAGAAGAGAAAGAGTCTAGACAGACAAACCCTGGAAACACCGCCCAAGAGGAGCACCTACCTTGACGACATGGACAACTCCACAATGGAAGAGTGCTATGAGACAGATGGAACAGAGGAGATTGAtgacagggaggaagaggaggaggaaggacctgtagaggaggaggaagatgaggaagagggtGAGgttgaagaagaggaagaggtggaAGGCTACATGGACTACAATGTAGAGCAAATGGAGCATGAAGACGGGGAGGTGGAGCGAGGGGATGGAGaaggggaagaggaggaagatgaagaggtaGAGGTGGagcaagaagaggaggaggagggtgatgaGGAGAGAGTGGAGGAAGCGGAGGAAGACGAAGAAACAGTAGAGGAGGTGGACTAcgaagagggagaagaggaggacgGAGAGCAGGGTCAAAGGCCAG aGGACGATCAGATGAGCAGTGGCGAAGGGGGAGAGGGTGATGGTGGAGGTGGCGGTGGCAATGCCAAATGTGGTCTGATGACTGAGAAGGACGACAACAACAACGACGAGTATGAAAACTATGATGAACTCGTAGCCAAGTCCCTTCTCAACCTGGGTAAGATCGCAGAAGATGCTGCCAACAGAGCAATGACGGAATCGGAGATGAACAGCAACTCCTCTAACAGtgctgaggaagaagaggaggatgaagaagaagaggaagaagaggaggaggaggatgaagaggatgaggaagaggaggaggaggaggaggaagaggaggatgaagaagagggGGAAGGTGATGAAACTCAGAGGGGTGATTTAAGTTTAGACGTTGACAGTGATGTGGTTCGGGAGACAGTGGACTCCCTCAAACTGCTGGCACAAGGTCACGGTGCTGTGTTGTCTGACAATTTAGATGGACAGGAGTTTGAGGACAGAATGGCCGAGAACGGGAATGAAACTGACTGTACCCTCACTGGGGGAAATGCACACAATGGTGGTAATGGACAAGTTAAGATCAACAGTAATGGACAAATAGAAAACAGTGATGAGGAAGTGTGTTTAAGCAGTCTGGAGTGCCTACGAAACCAATGCTTCGACCTGGCTCGAGAACTAAGTGAAACAAAGTCTGCTGACAGAAATGGACCATCCCAACAAAACCATTTCTCATGCGGGGACCCCAATCAACAGCCCCAGCATCATGGCTATGGGGATTTCCACCATAGCCAAGATGACAGGCGGGGACTTCATAGGAACTATTCCGACATGGACAATCTCATGAAGCTTGAGGAGCAGCTGAGCCCACGCTCCAAAGGTTTCTCCAGTTGTGCACAGGACAGATATCACAACAAACACCCAGATTTTGACGAGGACACTGCCTCAGTGTCATCAGACCGTTCTGAAGAAGTATTTGACATGACAAAGGGAAACCTGTCCCTGTTGGAGAAGGCCATTGCACTAGAGTCAGAACGTGCCAAGGCAATGCGAGATAAAATGGCAGCTGAGGCTGCCAGGAGAGATGGGGTGAGGTATAACCATGAAGATCACGGCCCGCGGCACGGCTATGGTGTGGAGCGTAAAGCCCGGCTTCCTGATGGTATGAAGAAGCCTTTCTACCATAAAG ATGCTTCGCGCGCAGACAAGAAGGAAAGCCGGTGTCCAACACCGGGGTGTGATGGCACGGGTCACGTGACAGGCTTGTACCCACACCATCGGAGCCTCTCCGGTTGCccacacaaagacagagtgCCGCCAGAAA TTGTGGCTATGTATGAGAATGTTCTTAAGTGTCCTACGCCTGGCTGCACGGGACGCGGTCATGTCAATAGCAACAGAAACTCTCACAGAAG TCTGTCAGGGTGTCCCATCGCTGCAGCCGAGAAGCTGGCTAAAGCGCAGGAGAAGCACCAGAGCTGTGATGGACCAAAGTCTAATCAGGGGTCCGACCGAGTCTTAAG GCCTATGTGCTTTGTCAAACAACTGGACTATCCACAGTATGGTTACAAGAACAATGTTTCCACCAGCACGCCCCGCTCCAACCTGGCCAAGGAGCTGGAGAAGTACTCCAAGACAAGCTTCGACTACAGCGCCTTTGACAGCAGCAACAACCAGCAAGTATATGGGAAACGGGCCATCGTACCCAAAGTTCATGGACATAGGGACAACTCACCCAAAGAATATGACG CCAAACGTTACTGCAAGAACTCCAGCTCGGCCAGCAGCACCACCAGCACCTACGCGcccagcagtagcagcagcagcctaaGTtgtgggggaggaggagggggcacGGGAGCTGGCGGCAGaggtggtggtggcagcagcgCCAGCAGCACCTGCAGCAAGAGCAGCTTTGACTACAGTCACGACATGGAGGCCGCCCACATGGCAGCTACGGCCATCCTCAACCTGTCCACGCGGTGCCGGGAGATGCCCCACGGCATGGGGGAGAAACCCCAGGACCTGTGTTCGCAG CCAGATGACCTAGATCCTTTCCATGACCTGCTGGAGGACCGATCCTACACCACAGATGTTAACATGTCCAGCCCCAAGCCCAAGTACGTCCAGTGCAAGGAGAGTAAGAAGGACCTTATAAC TCTCTCAGGTTGTCCTTTAGCTGATAAAAGCATTCGAAGCATGCTGGCCAACAACGCACAAGAGCTCAA GTGCCCGACACCAGGGTGCGATGGTTCGGGACATATCACTGGCAACTACGCCTCACACagaag TCTCTCAGGGTGTCCGCGGGCCAGGAAAAGTGGGATAAAGATCATTCACAGTAAAGAGAACAAGGAGGACCAGGAGCCTATCAG GTGTCCAGTCCCAGGTTGCGATGGTCAGGGTCATGTGACAGGAAAGTACGCTTCTCACAGAAGTGCTTCAGGATGCCCCATAGCAGCCAAGAGACAAAAGGACGGCTATCTAAATGGCATTCAGTTCACATGGAAGTCTGGCAAGACAGAGGGCATGTCCTGTCCGACGCCAGGCTGTGACGGCTCGGGTCATGTCAGCGGCAGCTTCCTGACACATCGGAG CCTGTCAGGTTGTCCACGTGCCACCTCCGCCATGAGGAAAGCCCGGCTCTCCGGCGTGGAAATGCTAACAATTAAGCAGCAGCGTACCAGCAATG GCCTAGAGAATGAAGAAGAGATCAAACAGCTGGATGAGGAAATCAAAGATTTAAGTGAATCTAATTCACAAGTGGAAGCAGACATGATCAAACTTAGAACACAG ATTACAACAATGGAGTCCAACCTGAAGTCCATAGAGGAGGAAAACAAGGTGATTGAACAGCAAAATGAATCTCTCCTGCATGAGCTGGCCAACCTCAGCCAGTCACTGATTAACAGTTTAGCTAATGTCCAGCTCCCTCATATG AAACCGCTGACACACAAAGAACCTCCTCTAAGGAATAACAGCTGCTTACAAATGCACCAGCAA GAGCCAATAAGCGAGCAGAACTTTGACGCCTATGTGACCACTCTAACGGACATGTACGCAAACCAAGACCAGTACCAGAGTCCAGAAAACAAAGCCCTGTTGGAAAACATCAAGCAAGCTGTTCAAGGGATCCAAGTGTAA
- the myt1lb gene encoding myelin transcription factor 1-like protein isoform X6: protein MEVDADDKRHRTRSKVPVDPALTELFSVYGCPLAKKRKSLDRQTLETPPKRSTYLDDMDNSTMEECYETDGTEEIDDREEEEEEGPVEEEEDEEEGEVEEEEEVEGYMDYNVEQMEHEDGEVERGDGEGEEEEDEEVEVEQEEEEEGDEERVEEAEEDEETVEEVDYEEGEEEDGEQGQRPEDDQMSSGEGGEGDGGGGGGNAKCGLMTEKDDNNNDEYENYDELVAKSLLNLGKIAEDAANRAMTESEMNSNSSNSAEEEEEDEEEEEEEEEEDEEDEEEEEEEEEEEDEEEGEGDETQRGDLSLDVDSDVVRETVDSLKLLAQGHGAVLSDNLDGQEFEDRMAENGNETDCTLTGGNAHNGGNGQVKINSNGQIENSDEEVCLSSLECLRNQCFDLARELSETKSADRNGPSQQNHFSCGDPNQQPQHHGYGDFHHSQDDRRGLHRNYSDMDNLMKLEEQLSPRSKGFSSCAQDRYHNKHPDFDEDTASVSSDRSEEVFDMTKGNLSLLEKAIALESERAKAMRDKMAAEAARRDGVRYNHEDHGPRHGYGVERKARLPDGMKKPFYHKDASRADKKESRCPTPGCDGTGHVTGLYPHHRSLSGCPHKDRVPPEIVAMYENVLKCPTPGCTGRGHVNSNRNSHRSLSGCPIAAAEKLAKAQEKHQSCDGPKSNQGSDRVLRPMCFVKQLDYPQYGYKNNVSTSTPRSNLAKELEKYSKTSFDYSAFDSSNNQQVYGKRAIVPKVHGHRDNSPKEYDAKRYCKNSSSASSTTSTYAPSSSSSSLSCGGGGGGTGAGGRGGGGSSASSTCSKSSFDYSHDMEAAHMAATAILNLSTRCREMPHGMGEKPQDLCSQSPSLDVDENGTLDLSMSKRLCSGGGGDSVLTPLEPMSPQRQAALLGSRCYGMGDATDCWDLPVDYTKIKHIDEDEKEPDDLDPFHDLLEDRSYTTDVNMSSPKPKYVQCKESKKDLITCPTPGCDGSGHITGNYASHRSLSGCPRARKSGIKIIHSKENKEDQEPIRCPVPGCDGQGHVTGKYASHRSASGCPIAAKRQKDGYLNGIQFTWKSGKTEGMSCPTPGCDGSGHVSGSFLTHRSLSGCPRATSAMRKARLSGVEMLTIKQQRTSNGLENEEEIKQLDEEIKDLSESNSQVEADMIKLRTQITTMESNLKSIEEENKVIEQQNESLLHELANLSQSLINSLANVQLPHMKPLTHKEPPLRNNSCLQMHQQEPISEQNFDAYVTTLTDMYANQDQYQSPENKALLENIKQAVQGIQV, encoded by the exons TGTATATGGCTGCCCTCTGGCCAAGAAGAGAAAGAGTCTAGACAGACAAACCCTGGAAACACCGCCCAAGAGGAGCACCTACCTTGACGACATGGACAACTCCACAATGGAAGAGTGCTATGAGACAGATGGAACAGAGGAGATTGAtgacagggaggaagaggaggaggaaggacctgtagaggaggaggaagatgaggaagagggtGAGgttgaagaagaggaagaggtggaAGGCTACATGGACTACAATGTAGAGCAAATGGAGCATGAAGACGGGGAGGTGGAGCGAGGGGATGGAGaaggggaagaggaggaagatgaagaggtaGAGGTGGagcaagaagaggaggaggagggtgatgaGGAGAGAGTGGAGGAAGCGGAGGAAGACGAAGAAACAGTAGAGGAGGTGGACTAcgaagagggagaagaggaggacgGAGAGCAGGGTCAAAGGCCAG aGGACGATCAGATGAGCAGTGGCGAAGGGGGAGAGGGTGATGGTGGAGGTGGCGGTGGCAATGCCAAATGTGGTCTGATGACTGAGAAGGACGACAACAACAACGACGAGTATGAAAACTATGATGAACTCGTAGCCAAGTCCCTTCTCAACCTGGGTAAGATCGCAGAAGATGCTGCCAACAGAGCAATGACGGAATCGGAGATGAACAGCAACTCCTCTAACAGtgctgaggaagaagaggaggatgaagaagaagaggaagaagaggaggaggaggatgaagaggatgaggaagaggaggaggaggaggaggaagaggaggatgaagaagagggGGAAGGTGATGAAACTCAGAGGGGTGATTTAAGTTTAGACGTTGACAGTGATGTGGTTCGGGAGACAGTGGACTCCCTCAAACTGCTGGCACAAGGTCACGGTGCTGTGTTGTCTGACAATTTAGATGGACAGGAGTTTGAGGACAGAATGGCCGAGAACGGGAATGAAACTGACTGTACCCTCACTGGGGGAAATGCACACAATGGTGGTAATGGACAAGTTAAGATCAACAGTAATGGACAAATAGAAAACAGTGATGAGGAAGTGTGTTTAAGCAGTCTGGAGTGCCTACGAAACCAATGCTTCGACCTGGCTCGAGAACTAAGTGAAACAAAGTCTGCTGACAGAAATGGACCATCCCAACAAAACCATTTCTCATGCGGGGACCCCAATCAACAGCCCCAGCATCATGGCTATGGGGATTTCCACCATAGCCAAGATGACAGGCGGGGACTTCATAGGAACTATTCCGACATGGACAATCTCATGAAGCTTGAGGAGCAGCTGAGCCCACGCTCCAAAGGTTTCTCCAGTTGTGCACAGGACAGATATCACAACAAACACCCAGATTTTGACGAGGACACTGCCTCAGTGTCATCAGACCGTTCTGAAGAAGTATTTGACATGACAAAGGGAAACCTGTCCCTGTTGGAGAAGGCCATTGCACTAGAGTCAGAACGTGCCAAGGCAATGCGAGATAAAATGGCAGCTGAGGCTGCCAGGAGAGATGGGGTGAGGTATAACCATGAAGATCACGGCCCGCGGCACGGCTATGGTGTGGAGCGTAAAGCCCGGCTTCCTGATGGTATGAAGAAGCCTTTCTACCATAAAG ATGCTTCGCGCGCAGACAAGAAGGAAAGCCGGTGTCCAACACCGGGGTGTGATGGCACGGGTCACGTGACAGGCTTGTACCCACACCATCGGAGCCTCTCCGGTTGCccacacaaagacagagtgCCGCCAGAAA TTGTGGCTATGTATGAGAATGTTCTTAAGTGTCCTACGCCTGGCTGCACGGGACGCGGTCATGTCAATAGCAACAGAAACTCTCACAGAAG TCTGTCAGGGTGTCCCATCGCTGCAGCCGAGAAGCTGGCTAAAGCGCAGGAGAAGCACCAGAGCTGTGATGGACCAAAGTCTAATCAGGGGTCCGACCGAGTCTTAAG GCCTATGTGCTTTGTCAAACAACTGGACTATCCACAGTATGGTTACAAGAACAATGTTTCCACCAGCACGCCCCGCTCCAACCTGGCCAAGGAGCTGGAGAAGTACTCCAAGACAAGCTTCGACTACAGCGCCTTTGACAGCAGCAACAACCAGCAAGTATATGGGAAACGGGCCATCGTACCCAAAGTTCATGGACATAGGGACAACTCACCCAAAGAATATGACG CCAAACGTTACTGCAAGAACTCCAGCTCGGCCAGCAGCACCACCAGCACCTACGCGcccagcagtagcagcagcagcctaaGTtgtgggggaggaggagggggcacGGGAGCTGGCGGCAGaggtggtggtggcagcagcgCCAGCAGCACCTGCAGCAAGAGCAGCTTTGACTACAGTCACGACATGGAGGCCGCCCACATGGCAGCTACGGCCATCCTCAACCTGTCCACGCGGTGCCGGGAGATGCCCCACGGCATGGGGGAGAAACCCCAGGACCTGTGTTCGCAG AGTCCCAGTCTAGATGTTGATGAAAATGGTACGTTGGACCTGAGTATGAGCAAGCGTCTGTGCAGCGGCGGTGGAGGGGACTCGGTGCTCACCCCTCTAGAGCCCATGTCCCCCCAGAGGCAAGCCGCCCTGCTGGGCTCCCGCTGCTACGGCATGGGGGATGCCACCGACTGTTGGGACCTACCGGTAGACTACACCAAGATCAAACACATAGACGAGGACGAGAAAGAG CCAGATGACCTAGATCCTTTCCATGACCTGCTGGAGGACCGATCCTACACCACAGATGTTAACATGTCCAGCCCCAAGCCCAAGTACGTCCAGTGCAAGGAGAGTAAGAAGGACCTTATAAC GTGCCCGACACCAGGGTGCGATGGTTCGGGACATATCACTGGCAACTACGCCTCACACagaag TCTCTCAGGGTGTCCGCGGGCCAGGAAAAGTGGGATAAAGATCATTCACAGTAAAGAGAACAAGGAGGACCAGGAGCCTATCAG GTGTCCAGTCCCAGGTTGCGATGGTCAGGGTCATGTGACAGGAAAGTACGCTTCTCACAGAAGTGCTTCAGGATGCCCCATAGCAGCCAAGAGACAAAAGGACGGCTATCTAAATGGCATTCAGTTCACATGGAAGTCTGGCAAGACAGAGGGCATGTCCTGTCCGACGCCAGGCTGTGACGGCTCGGGTCATGTCAGCGGCAGCTTCCTGACACATCGGAG CCTGTCAGGTTGTCCACGTGCCACCTCCGCCATGAGGAAAGCCCGGCTCTCCGGCGTGGAAATGCTAACAATTAAGCAGCAGCGTACCAGCAATG GCCTAGAGAATGAAGAAGAGATCAAACAGCTGGATGAGGAAATCAAAGATTTAAGTGAATCTAATTCACAAGTGGAAGCAGACATGATCAAACTTAGAACACAG ATTACAACAATGGAGTCCAACCTGAAGTCCATAGAGGAGGAAAACAAGGTGATTGAACAGCAAAATGAATCTCTCCTGCATGAGCTGGCCAACCTCAGCCAGTCACTGATTAACAGTTTAGCTAATGTCCAGCTCCCTCATATG AAACCGCTGACACACAAAGAACCTCCTCTAAGGAATAACAGCTGCTTACAAATGCACCAGCAA GAGCCAATAAGCGAGCAGAACTTTGACGCCTATGTGACCACTCTAACGGACATGTACGCAAACCAAGACCAGTACCAGAGTCCAGAAAACAAAGCCCTGTTGGAAAACATCAAGCAAGCTGTTCAAGGGATCCAAGTGTAA